A single Tenacibaculum sp. 190524A02b DNA region contains:
- a CDS encoding SemiSWEET transporter, with amino-acid sequence MELQEFLGYMAAFLTTASFVPQVYKTWKTKSTEGLSLTMYSMFFTGIVCWLIYGIYLNSLPIILANTVTGISAFALIIMKLKYK; translated from the coding sequence ATGGAATTACAAGAATTTTTAGGCTACATGGCTGCTTTTTTAACTACCGCTTCTTTTGTGCCTCAAGTATATAAAACTTGGAAAACAAAATCTACGGAAGGTTTATCACTTACCATGTATAGCATGTTCTTTACAGGTATTGTTTGTTGGTTAATTTATGGTATATATTTAAATAGCCTTCCTATTATATTGGCTAATACGGTAACAGGGATTTCTGCGTTTGCTTTAATAATTATGAAATTAAAGTATAAATAA
- a CDS encoding GNAT family N-acetyltransferase: protein MNILFCNKNAPNARYFSSVTTIPDTVFKELKCSDNLYFSSQYLHALEKNNPQITFFYIVLFNNDEQAIGFSTIQVIDFFIDDVQSGKETILQKVKCLGRKLRLISPEIPFKILTCGNTFVTGEHGIFLRQDQNKKAVLQQFVKALIHFVNTHTTLKNTVDAFMIKDFIKESLFITDELHNAGYYSFKVDPNMTLTIDEDWIAFKDYLAAMKTKFRVKAKKALKQSNTLKVDDISIEDIDTLLPSMTKLYKTVADKASFNLGDFNSETYKSLKANLQDKYILKGYWLNGKLVGFLSGIINQNTLDAHFVGIDYTKNRQYAIYQRMLYDYVDVAISKKLQVVNFGRTASEIKSSIGAIPQEMTIYLRHKKTIPNKILSLFLNRIEPTEFKQKYPFKDKSLIEKA from the coding sequence GTGAATATTCTATTCTGTAATAAAAATGCGCCCAATGCTCGTTATTTTTCATCGGTAACTACTATTCCCGATACCGTTTTTAAGGAGTTAAAGTGTAGTGATAATCTTTATTTTAGTTCACAATATTTACATGCGCTTGAAAAAAACAATCCGCAAATAACATTTTTCTACATTGTGCTGTTCAATAATGATGAACAAGCTATTGGTTTTTCTACTATTCAAGTTATTGATTTTTTTATTGATGATGTTCAAAGTGGAAAAGAAACTATTTTACAAAAAGTAAAATGCTTAGGTAGAAAACTAAGGTTAATTTCTCCTGAAATTCCCTTTAAAATACTCACTTGTGGCAATACATTTGTAACTGGTGAACATGGAATTTTTCTTCGTCAAGATCAAAACAAAAAAGCAGTTTTACAGCAGTTTGTGAAAGCATTGATTCACTTTGTAAATACACACACTACGCTAAAAAATACGGTAGACGCTTTTATGATAAAAGATTTTATTAAAGAATCTTTATTTATTACGGATGAGTTACACAATGCTGGCTATTATTCATTTAAAGTTGATCCAAACATGACATTAACTATTGATGAAGACTGGATTGCTTTTAAGGATTACTTAGCGGCTATGAAAACAAAATTCCGAGTGAAAGCTAAAAAGGCCTTGAAACAAAGTAATACTTTAAAAGTAGATGATATTTCTATAGAAGATATAGATACTTTATTGCCATCTATGACTAAATTGTATAAAACTGTTGCAGATAAAGCTAGTTTTAATTTAGGAGATTTTAATAGTGAAACTTATAAAAGTTTAAAGGCTAATTTACAAGATAAATACATTTTAAAAGGCTATTGGTTAAACGGTAAGTTGGTTGGTTTTTTATCAGGTATTATTAATCAAAATACCTTAGATGCGCATTTTGTTGGTATTGATTATACTAAGAATAGGCAATATGCCATTTACCAACGTATGTTGTATGATTATGTAGATGTAGCCATTTCAAAAAAACTTCAGGTAGTGAATTTTGGTAGAACTGCCAGTGAAATTAAAAGTTCAATTGGTGCTATACCACAAGAAATGACTATTTACTTGCGCCATAAAAAAACAATTCCAAATAAAATATTAAGTCTATTTTTAAATAGAATTGAACCTACTGAGTTTAAACAAAAATACCCTTTTAAAGATAAAAGTTTGATAGAAAAAGCATAA
- a CDS encoding acyl-CoA thioesterase II, producing MKDTQELLKILTLTDIGNGNFNGVSKDIGSPNVFGGQVLAQALNAAYRTIPQERILHSLHSYFLEAGNLEIPITYNVQTIRDGGSFSTRRVTAHQNDKTIFILACSFHKKEEGHEHQMPIKKEIKQPEELFSWTDMLDQFGAFLPKKMKAFLSIERPIDFKPVQIVNPLDQEDLPPVVDVWFKLKGDANGLELPIKQQLLTYISDYNILTACLYPNASKAHFGNTQMASLDHSMWFYRDFDYTDWMLFSIESPNSFGARGFACGNIYTRDGKLVASVAQEGLMRPMRK from the coding sequence ATGAAAGACACACAAGAACTACTAAAAATTCTTACGTTAACAGATATTGGTAATGGTAATTTTAACGGTGTAAGTAAAGACATAGGAAGCCCTAATGTATTTGGAGGTCAGGTATTAGCACAGGCGTTAAATGCAGCTTATAGAACCATTCCTCAAGAGCGTATTTTACACTCCTTACATTCTTACTTTTTAGAAGCAGGTAATTTGGAAATTCCAATAACCTATAATGTACAAACGATTAGAGATGGTGGTAGCTTTTCTACCCGAAGAGTAACGGCACATCAAAACGATAAAACTATTTTTATTTTAGCTTGTTCATTTCATAAAAAAGAAGAAGGGCATGAGCATCAAATGCCAATTAAAAAAGAGATTAAGCAACCTGAGGAGTTATTTAGTTGGACAGATATGCTGGATCAATTTGGAGCTTTTTTACCAAAAAAAATGAAAGCTTTTTTGAGTATTGAACGTCCTATTGATTTTAAGCCTGTTCAAATCGTGAATCCTTTAGATCAAGAAGATTTACCTCCAGTTGTAGATGTATGGTTTAAGCTAAAAGGAGACGCAAATGGCTTAGAATTGCCTATAAAGCAACAATTATTAACCTATATTTCGGATTATAATATTTTAACGGCTTGTTTGTACCCTAATGCTAGTAAGGCTCACTTTGGGAATACACAAATGGCTAGTTTGGATCATTCCATGTGGTTTTATAGAGATTTTGATTATACTGACTGGATGCTATTTTCTATAGAAAGTCCTAATTCTTTTGGAGCTCGTGGTTTTGCTTGCGGAAATATTTATACAAGAGATGGTAAGTTAGTTGCTTCTGTGGCACAAGAAGGACTTATGCGTCCTATGAGAAAATAA
- the leuS gene encoding leucine--tRNA ligase, with the protein MQYNHQEIEKKWQEYWAKNQTFKASNNSDKPKYYVLDMFPYPSGAGLHVGHPLGYIASDIYARYKRHKGFNVLHPQGYDSFGLPAEQYAIQTGQHPAITTETNIKTYRGQLDKIGFSFDWSREVRTSNPEYYKWTQWIFIQLFNSWYNKDTDKAEDISTLIAIFEAEGNATVNAVCDEDIKTFSSDEWKSFSSTEQQEILLQYRLTYLSDTEVNWCPALGTVLANDEIVNGVSERGGHPVVRKKMTQWSMRISAYAQRLLDGLNGIDWPQPLKDIQTNWIGRSQGAMVSFKVDGHDANIDVFTTRPDTIYGVSFMTIAPEHELVTKITTEAQREAVEAYVEATAKRSERDRMADVKTISGVFTGAYALHPFSGKQVPIWIGDYVLASYGTGAVMAVPCGDQRDYDFAKHFNIEIPNIFEGVDISEEAFADKEKTVIANSDFLNGLNYKKAMKTVIYEMEQRGFGYGKINYRLRDAVFSRQRYWGEPFPVYYKNGMPQMIATEHLPIELPEVEKYLPTEDGKPPLGNSTEWAWDTTTNKVVSNDKIDSKTVFPLELNTMPGWAGSSWYFNRYMDATNTGEFVSKEAVEYWKEVDLYIGGSEHATGHLLYARFWQKFLFDRGFLPVEEFAKKLINQGMILGTSAIVYRVSGTNKYVSIGLKDNYDKTEELRVDVKLINSSDELDVEGLKNWQPQFADAEFELEDGKYIVGREVEKMSKRWFNVVNPDDICEEFGADSLRLFEMFLGPLEQFKPWKTSGISGVYSFLKKLWKLFHNGENFEVSEGEPTKDNLKTLHKTIKKVEEDIENFSFNTSVSTFMIAVNELAKQGCNNKAILEELLILISPYAPHVAEELWSKLGHEESIAFAAFPTFDEKHLVESEKEYPVSFNGKMRFKLNLPLDMSKEEIEKTVMSHEKTQQQLAGRAPKKVIIVPGKIINIVG; encoded by the coding sequence ATGCAATACAATCATCAAGAAATAGAAAAAAAATGGCAAGAGTATTGGGCAAAAAACCAAACATTTAAAGCCAGTAATAATTCTGATAAACCTAAGTATTATGTATTAGACATGTTTCCTTATCCATCTGGAGCAGGACTGCATGTTGGACATCCATTAGGGTATATTGCTAGTGATATTTATGCACGATACAAACGTCATAAAGGGTTTAATGTATTACACCCTCAAGGTTATGATAGTTTTGGATTACCAGCTGAGCAGTATGCTATTCAAACAGGGCAACATCCTGCTATCACTACAGAAACAAATATTAAAACCTATAGAGGACAGTTAGATAAAATTGGTTTTTCTTTTGATTGGTCTCGTGAGGTTCGTACTTCTAATCCTGAGTATTACAAGTGGACTCAGTGGATTTTTATTCAATTATTTAACTCTTGGTATAATAAAGATACTGATAAAGCTGAAGATATTAGTACGTTAATCGCTATATTTGAAGCGGAAGGAAATGCTACAGTGAATGCTGTTTGTGATGAAGACATAAAAACATTCTCTTCGGATGAATGGAAAAGTTTTTCATCAACAGAACAACAAGAGATTTTATTACAATACCGTTTAACGTATTTATCAGATACAGAAGTAAACTGGTGTCCAGCATTGGGAACTGTATTAGCGAATGATGAAATAGTAAATGGTGTATCTGAGCGTGGTGGACATCCAGTAGTTCGTAAAAAAATGACCCAATGGTCTATGCGAATTTCTGCTTATGCACAACGTTTATTGGATGGATTAAATGGAATTGATTGGCCACAACCTCTAAAAGATATTCAAACAAATTGGATTGGTCGTTCACAAGGAGCAATGGTATCTTTTAAAGTTGATGGGCATGATGCGAATATTGACGTGTTTACTACACGACCTGATACCATATACGGAGTAAGTTTTATGACCATTGCGCCTGAACATGAGTTGGTAACAAAAATTACTACAGAAGCACAACGTGAAGCTGTAGAAGCTTATGTAGAAGCTACTGCAAAACGTTCTGAGCGTGATAGAATGGCTGATGTAAAAACAATTTCTGGGGTATTTACAGGAGCTTATGCGTTACATCCATTTTCTGGAAAGCAAGTACCTATTTGGATTGGGGATTATGTATTGGCAAGTTACGGAACTGGAGCAGTTATGGCAGTACCTTGTGGTGACCAACGTGATTATGATTTTGCAAAGCATTTTAACATAGAAATCCCTAATATTTTTGAAGGAGTAGATATTTCTGAAGAGGCTTTTGCTGATAAAGAAAAAACAGTCATTGCAAATTCAGATTTCTTAAATGGTTTGAATTATAAAAAAGCAATGAAAACTGTAATTTATGAAATGGAGCAACGTGGTTTTGGCTATGGAAAAATAAATTACCGTTTACGTGATGCTGTATTTAGTCGTCAACGTTATTGGGGTGAGCCATTTCCAGTGTATTACAAAAATGGAATGCCTCAAATGATAGCTACTGAGCATTTACCTATTGAATTACCAGAAGTAGAAAAGTATTTACCTACGGAAGATGGGAAACCACCTTTAGGAAACTCTACAGAATGGGCATGGGATACTACTACAAATAAAGTAGTTTCAAATGATAAAATTGATAGCAAAACAGTATTTCCATTAGAACTAAACACTATGCCAGGATGGGCGGGAAGTTCTTGGTATTTTAACCGTTATATGGATGCTACCAATACAGGTGAATTTGTAAGTAAAGAAGCCGTTGAGTATTGGAAAGAAGTAGATTTATATATTGGAGGTTCTGAACATGCTACAGGACATTTATTATATGCTCGTTTTTGGCAAAAATTCTTATTTGACAGAGGTTTCTTGCCTGTAGAAGAGTTTGCTAAAAAGTTGATTAATCAAGGAATGATTTTAGGAACTTCTGCTATTGTTTATAGAGTTTCTGGAACTAATAAATATGTATCCATAGGTCTTAAAGATAATTATGATAAAACAGAAGAACTACGTGTAGATGTAAAGCTAATTAATTCTTCTGATGAATTGGATGTTGAAGGATTAAAGAATTGGCAGCCTCAATTTGCAGATGCTGAGTTTGAACTTGAGGATGGAAAATACATTGTTGGACGTGAAGTAGAAAAAATGTCTAAACGTTGGTTTAATGTTGTAAACCCAGATGATATTTGTGAGGAATTTGGTGCAGATAGTTTGCGTTTGTTTGAAATGTTCTTAGGGCCTCTAGAGCAGTTTAAACCATGGAAAACCTCAGGTATTTCTGGGGTATATTCATTCTTGAAAAAATTATGGAAATTATTCCACAACGGAGAAAACTTTGAAGTTTCAGAAGGAGAACCTACTAAAGACAATTTAAAAACATTACACAAAACCATTAAAAAAGTAGAAGAAGATATTGAAAACTTCTCGTTTAATACGTCGGTTTCTACATTTATGATTGCTGTTAATGAGTTAGCTAAACAAGGATGTAATAACAAAGCTATTTTAGAGGAATTGTTAATCTTAATTTCTCCGTATGCACCACACGTAGCTGAGGAGTTATGGAGTAAGCTTGGACATGAAGAATCTATCGCTTTTGCTGCATTCCCTACTTTTGATGAAAAACATTTAGTAGAATCAGAAAAAGAATATCCTGTTTCATTTAATGGTAAAATGCGTTTTAAATTAAACTTACCGTTAGATATGAGTAAAGAAGAGATTGAAAAAACGGTAATGTCACATGAAAAAACACAACAACAACTTGCAGGGCGTGCGCCAAAGAAAGTTATTATTGTGCCTGGTAAAATTATTAATATTGTAGGATAA